The following are encoded together in the Halopseudomonas salegens genome:
- the ahpF gene encoding alkyl hydroperoxide reductase subunit F: protein MLDANLKKQLDTYLQHIVNPIEISVSVDDSPKGNELRDLAVEIVEMSSKIGLINRTAKRTPSIGIAAQGTEPRVEFAGIPMGHEFTSLVLALLQSGGHPSKADPALLEQIRNIKGEFHFETYISLSCQNCPDVVQALNLMATLNPNITHVMIDGALFQDEVEERQIMAVPSVFLNGESFGSGRMTLAEIVNKIDSGAAKRKSMELNQKAPYDVLVVGGGPAGASAAIYAARKGIRTGVVAERFGGQVMDTLGIENFISVSYTEGPKLVAQLEQHVKEYDVDLMTEQKASSLKSGEYVEIGLENGATLRSRAVILSTGARWREMNVPGEREYRGKGVAYCPHCDGPLFKGKRVAVIGGGNSGIEAAIDLAGIVEHVTVLEFADTLRADEVLQRKARSMANITIIKNAQTTEVRGDGKKAIGLTYTDRVTGESKQLDVAGTFVQIGLIPNTEWLKDSGLQLSKFGEIEINARGETSVPGVFAAGDATTEPFKQIIVAMGGGSTAALAAFDHLIRTADPADTRTDQPESVSA, encoded by the coding sequence ATGTTGGACGCCAACCTGAAGAAGCAACTGGACACGTACCTGCAGCACATCGTTAATCCGATCGAGATCAGCGTGTCCGTGGATGACAGTCCCAAGGGCAACGAATTACGTGACCTGGCGGTCGAGATTGTCGAGATGTCGAGCAAGATCGGCCTGATCAACCGTACAGCCAAGCGCACACCGAGTATCGGTATCGCCGCGCAGGGCACCGAACCGCGCGTCGAGTTCGCCGGTATCCCCATGGGTCACGAGTTCACCTCGCTGGTGCTGGCCCTGCTGCAAAGCGGTGGCCATCCGTCCAAGGCGGACCCGGCGCTGCTGGAGCAAATCCGCAACATCAAGGGCGAGTTTCACTTCGAGACCTATATTTCACTGTCCTGCCAGAACTGCCCTGACGTAGTGCAGGCCCTGAACCTGATGGCGACGCTGAATCCGAACATTACTCACGTGATGATCGATGGCGCCCTGTTCCAGGATGAGGTCGAAGAGCGCCAGATCATGGCCGTGCCTTCCGTCTTCCTGAATGGTGAATCCTTCGGTAGTGGTCGCATGACCCTGGCCGAAATCGTCAACAAGATCGACTCCGGTGCCGCCAAGCGCAAGTCGATGGAATTGAACCAGAAAGCCCCCTATGACGTATTGGTCGTAGGGGGTGGTCCGGCGGGTGCTTCTGCAGCCATCTATGCAGCACGCAAAGGCATTCGCACTGGTGTGGTGGCTGAGCGTTTTGGCGGCCAGGTAATGGACACCCTCGGGATCGAGAACTTTATCTCGGTATCCTACACCGAAGGTCCGAAACTGGTGGCCCAGCTGGAACAGCACGTCAAGGAATACGATGTTGACCTGATGACCGAACAGAAAGCCAGCTCGCTGAAAAGTGGTGAGTATGTGGAAATCGGCCTGGAAAACGGCGCCACCCTGCGCAGCCGGGCCGTCATTCTGTCCACCGGTGCGCGCTGGCGTGAAATGAATGTGCCCGGTGAGCGTGAATACCGCGGCAAGGGCGTTGCCTATTGCCCGCATTGTGATGGCCCCTTGTTCAAGGGCAAGCGTGTGGCCGTGATTGGTGGCGGTAATTCGGGTATCGAGGCAGCGATCGACCTGGCTGGTATTGTCGAGCATGTCACCGTACTTGAATTTGCCGATACCTTGCGCGCTGATGAAGTGCTCCAGCGCAAGGCACGCTCAATGGCCAACATCACCATTATCAAGAACGCTCAAACCACCGAAGTGCGTGGCGATGGCAAGAAAGCCATTGGCTTGACCTATACCGATCGCGTCACTGGTGAGAGCAAGCAACTGGATGTGGCCGGCACTTTCGTACAGATTGGCTTGATCCCGAATACCGAATGGCTGAAAGACAGCGGCTTGCAGCTGAGCAAATTCGGTGAGATCGAGATCAACGCGCGCGGTGAAACGTCCGTACCCGGTGTATTTGCCGCCGGGGATGCGACTACCGAGCCGTTCAAGCAGATCATTGTCGCCATGGGCGGAGGTTCGACGGCGGCGCTGGCTGCCTTTGATCATCTGATCCGCACCGCGGACCCGGCTGACACCAGGACTGACCAGCCAGAATCGGTCTCGGCCTGA